From the Kiloniellales bacterium genome, the window CGTCCCGTTGTGCCAGATCGACTGGTGCGTGTGCATGCCCGAGCCATTGTCCGCGGCCACCGGCTTGGGCATGAAGGTCGCCGACTTGCCGTGGGTATGGGCGACGTTTTGGACGCAGTACTTGTAGATCTGGAGGTTGTCGGCACAGCGCACCAGGGTGTCGTAGCGCAGCCCGAGCTCGTGCTGCGAGGGGGCGACCTCGTGGTGGTGCTTCTCGATGGTCAAGCCCATGGCCAGCATGGTGTCGACCATCTCGGCGCGCAAGTCGGCGCCGGAATCCACCGGCGGGACCGGGAAGTAGCCGCCCTTGATGGTCGGCCGGTGGCCCCGGTTGCCGCTGTCGAAGGCCTCGCCCGAGACATAGGGGCCCTCTTCCGAGGAGAAGCGGAAGAAGCTGTGGTTCATGTCGTTGCCGTAGCGGACGTCGTCGAAGACGAAGAACTCGGCCTCCGGTCCGAAGACGGCGCGGTCGCCGACGCCCAGCGCGCGCAGGTAGGCCTCGGCCTTGCGCGCCGTGGAGCGGGGATCGCGGCCGTAGGCCTGGCCGGTCCCGGGCTCCAGGACGTCGCAGATCAGGATCAGCTGCGGCTGGGCTGAGATCGGATCGAGGACCGCGGTGGACAGGTCGGGCTTGAGCAGCATGTCGGACTCGTTGATCGCCTTCCAGCCGGCGATCGAGGAGCCGTCGAACATAACCCCGACCTTCAGCGCCTCCTCGTCCACGGCCTCGGCGCAGATGGCCAGGTGCTGCCACTTGCCGCGGGGGTCGGTGAAGCGGTAGTCGACGTAGCGGATCCCCTTCGCCTTGATCATCTGGAGAATCTTCTCGGGCTTTGACATCTCGTGCTTCCTTTGTCTGACAGGTCGAACGCGGCGACCACGGGGTCGAACCCCGCGCTTGCTGTCGAGACTTAGGCGGCGAGTTTTTCCGGAGGATGTCGCGCGGCCCGGAAAAGGGTTTCCTTTGTATCCTGCGGGGCCGGCCTTTCCGAAACAGGGGACGCTAACCGCGGCTGCAGGGGGATGGCAGTCCGCATCCCGGGCGCGTACTGGCCTGAAGCCCGTGCATTTTGAAGCCGTTGCCGTCGAATTCGGAGCTCTTGAAGGCCGCAGCGTCCATCGACGTGCCCGTACTCAATGGTTGCTGGGTTCTCGGATAAAGGATCAAGATCCTGGCCGCTTGTGTCTCCTGCGGCTGAAGAAGGCCTATACGGTCTTCGCCATCATCGGCCTTACGGTCTTGTTGATATCTGCAGCGCTTTCGATCTTCGCCTTGGACAGATCGTGCGAGGCCTGGAGGTTCATCCAGAACTCGGGCGTGGTGCCGAAGAACCGGGCAAGCCGCAGCGCCGTGTCGGGGGTGACGTTCCGCCTGCCGTGCAGAATGGTCGTCACACGGTTCGCCGGCACGCCGATGGCCTGGGCGAGCTTGTTGGCGCTCATGCCGAGCGGCACAAGGAACTCCTCCTTGAGAACTTCGCCGGGGTGCGTCGTGATCCTGTTGTCTGGCGTCCTGAGCATGTTCAACCTCAATGGTAGTCGACGATTCCGACATTGTAGGCGTCGTGCTCCGCCCACTCGAAGCACACGCGCCACTGCCTGTTGATCCGGATCGACCATTGGCCGGCCCGATCCCCGGCCAGGGCCTCAAGGCGGTTTCCGGGCGGCGCGCGAAGGTCTTCGATCTCGTAGGCGGCGTTGACCATATCGAGCTTCCGCCTGGCGACCGACGCGAAAGGCCTGAACTGGCGGACATCCTGACCGTTCCAGAAGGCCTCGGTGCGTCGGTCCTTGAAGCTCCTGATCATGCAGCAAATGTATTTCTTATATGCTTTACGTCAAGCATAAAAACTATACAGTCCAGGTTCTGTCGGGTCGACGGCAGCAACAGGGTCGGAACGGTGATGGTGAGCAGCTTCCGGCTATGCCCGTGATGCCGAGCCGTCTCTGTCCAGGCTTGTCGAGGAGTGAAGCACGATCTCTCTGAACGGTGCCGGTCCGACTGGGAGGCAATCAGACGTGCCAGGCCATCAGCTTGCGGGGGCTGTAGATGTAGCCGGCGCCGCGGACCGTCTTGATGATCTGCGGCTTCCCCGGGTCCTCCTCGATCTTGCGGCGGATCCGGACGATGCGGATGTCGATGCTGCGGTCGAAGGGCTCCCAGCTCCGGTGGTGCGCCATGTCGAGCAGCTGGTCCCGGCTGAGGACCCGGTTGGGGTGCTCGGCGAAGGCCTTGAGCAGGTCGTACTCCATGCTGGTCAGCGGGATCTCCCGGCCCTCGGCGTCGAAGAGCTTGTGAGAGTCGAGGTTGAGCCGGCAGTTGCCGAAGGGCACCTCGTTGGGCGGCCGCGGCGCCGCCTCCGGCCGGGCCTCGCCCCGGCCGTGCAGCCGCCGGGCGACGGCCTTGACCCGGGCCAGCAGCTCGCGCAGGTCGACCGGTTTGGCCAGGTAGTCGTCGGCCCCGACCTCCAGACCGACGACCCGGTCGACCACTTCGCCCGCCGCGGTCAGCATGATGATGCCGACCGCGGTCTTGTCGCGCAGGAAGCGGGCCAGGGACAGCCCGTCCTCGCCCGGCATGGAGATGTCGAGAAGCACAAGGTCGACCCGGGTCTCCTCGATCGCGCGGCGCAGGGCACTGCCGTCCTCCGCGGTGGAGACGTCGAAGCCCCGCAGCGTCAGGTACTCCTGAAGCATGTCTCGGATCTCGGGCTCGTCGTCGACGACGAGGATGTGGATGCGGCGATCCATCGGGTCACGTCCTTCTTCAAGTCGCTGTCGGTCGGTCCGGGGGCACCTCGTTCCAGCTGTTGGCTGCGGCGCGCGCGCCGCGAGACTTGTCATGTGGTTCAGGTCCCGCCCTCCGTTTCGGCGAGCACCTTGTCGATGAGCTCATGCACCTCCAGGGGCGCGAAGGGCTTCTGCACGTAGGGCCGCCCGCTTTCCTTCAGGAACTCGCTGACCTTCGGGCTGAAGGTATCGCCGGTGATGAAGGCGACCCGCCGCAGCAGCGAGGGGCTGAGCTCCATCAGCTTGGCGAAGAGCCGGGGGCCGTCCATGTTCGGCATCCGCAGATCGCTGAGGATCACGTCGAAGCCGTGGCGGGACAGCAGCTCCAGCGCCCGCTGGCCGGACTCGGCGGTGCGGACCTCGTGGCCTTCGGCGACCAGGATGTCGCTCAGCATCCGGGTGACATCCTTCTCGTCGTCGATCACCAGCACCCGGCAGGAGCGGCTGCGGAGTCTCCTGGCGCGGCGCTCCGGCAGGGGCGACTCCTGCGCCGGGGCGACGGGCAGGGACAGGGTGAACACGGCGCCGGCGCCCGGCTTGCTGTCCACCGTGATCTCGCCGTGCAGGGACTCGACGATGCGGTGGCAGACCGCCAGGCCGATCCCGGTCCCGGCGCCGACCTCCTTGGTGGTGAAGAAGGGCTCGAAGATGCGCGAGCGGATCTCCGGCGGGATGCCGGGCCCGGAATCCCGCAGCGAGAGCCTCACCAGGCCCCGCCGGCGGTCGCAGGACGAGGCGATCACCAGGCGCCGCGGGCCGTCCGTGGCCGACATGGCCTGCTGGGCGTTGACGATCAGGTTGGTGACGACCTGGTTCAGCTGATCGGCGTCGGCCCAGACCGGCGGCAGGTCGGGCGCGAGCTCGAGGGTGACGTCGATGCCCGAGGTGCGCAGCGAGTAGCCGGTGACCTCGAGGGTCGACTCGACGATCTCGGTGACGTCGACGGCGGTTCGTTCCGAGGCCTGCTGCCGGGCCATGGCCAGGAAGGTCTTGACGATCCGCGAGCAACGGTCAGCCGCCTTGCCGATCTTGGCCGCCCGCGCGGCGATCTTGGGGTCGCGCGCGGTCTCCTTCATCAGCAGCGCCTGGCCGACCACGACCGACAAGGGATTGTTCAGCTCGTGGGCCACGCCGGCCAGCAGCGAGCCGAGGGCGCCCAGCTTCTCGCTCTGGTGCAGGGCATCGCGGTTCTGCGCGATCTCGGCCTCGACGGCGCGCCGCTCGGTCAGGTCCACCGGACAGCAGACCACGACCTTCTCGCCCTTGTAGTCGATCAGGCGGCCCGAGAGCTCGGCCCAGAAGGTCGAGCCGTCGGTCCGGGCCAGCTCGGCCTCGAAGATCTCGACCTGGCCGCTGCGCCGCAGACGCGCGATGTAGTCCTGACGGTCCTGCGGGTTGGTGTAGAAGGACTGCGCGCGGGCCTGCATCGACTCCGCGCCGTCGCGGCCGAGCAGCGCCTGGAAGGCCGGGCTCTCGTAGAGGATCTCGCCCTCCTCGGCGGTGGCCATGATGATCGGCAGCGGGCAGGCTTCGACCACCTTGCGGATCAGGGCCTCGCTTTCCAGCAGCGCGAGCTCGGCCTCCTTCTGGGCGGTGACGTCCCTGCGCACGCCGACGCAGCCGCCCTGGCGGGTCCTGCGCGTCGAGCTGCGGAACCAGCGGCCGTCCGACTGCTGGAAGACCTTGTCGTTCTTTTCGTTGTCCCGCTGCGCCTTCTGTTCCTCGAGCCATCGGTCGACTCCGCCGTCCGCGGCGACGTACTGCCCGCGCTCGGCGCCGATGCGGATCAGGTCCTCCCAGGCCAGGCCCGGACGCAGGACGTCGGCGCAGGCCTCGTTGAACTCGCGGTAGCGGGTGTTGCACATCACCAGGCGGTCGTCCTCGTCGTAGAGCGCGAAGCCCTCCGACAGGGACTCGATGGCATCCTCCAGGACCTCGCGCGCCCGGCGCAGCTCGGCCTCCCGCTCCTTGCGCTCGGTCAGATCGACCAGGCTGGTGACGCAGACCCTCTGGTCCTGGTAGACGATGACCCGCGAGGACAGAGCGGCCCAGAAGACCGTGCCGTCGGCGCGCCTGAGGCGCGTCTCGTAGCCGTCGACCCGGCCGTCCGTCTTGAGGATCTCGACCAGGCGCTCGCGATCCGCCGCGTCGACGTAGTCGTCGCTGGTGCAGCGCGGCTCGACCGCCGGCCAGGAATGGCCGACCAGGGTGGTCGCCGCCGGGCTCTCGTAGAGGATCTGCCAGGTCTCCAGGTCGGCGACCCGGACCGGCATGGGGCTGCCCTCGACGATCGCGCGGAACTGCGCCTCGCTGCGCCGCAGGGACTCCTCGGCCTGCTTCAGCTTGGTGATGTCGCTGCGCACGAAGACCCGGCCGCCGTCGCCGGTCGGATGGCTGGTGATCTGGACCCAGTCGCCGTTGAGGCGCTGCGCTTCGATCGGCCCGTCCTCTGGGTCCAGAATGCGGTCCAGGGCCCGCGCCACACCCTCTTCCGTGTTGTCGACCGCCGCGCCGGCCCAGGACTTCATCTGTGCCAATGCGAGGCGGTGGTTATCGCGCATCGAGGTCGCGATCATCGCCAGGGGATCGCGTTCGTAGAGTTCGGCGTAGGCGGTGTTGCAGAGGACGAGGCGCCCGGCGGCGTCGTAGATGCCAATGCCGTTGGGGATGCTCTCGACCGCGTCGTGCAGCAGTTGGGACAACCTCTGCCGCTCCTCCGAGAGGATCCGGCGCTCCAGCCGGGAATCGACGCGCTCGGTGATGTCCCAGAGTTCGGCCACGAAGAGCCGGGTGGTCTCCAGGGGGACCTCGCGCACCTGCATCTCGATCGGAAAGCGGCTGCCGTCGTCGCGCAGGGCCTCGGTCTCGACCAGGCCGCTCTGGACCCAGGCCTCGCCGATCTCACCGAAGTGCTTCGCGGCGTCGCGCTGCCATTCCCGCTTTGCCTCGGGCATGATCAGGGCGACCAGGGACTCGCCGATCACGTCGTCGCGCTCTCGGCCGAAGGTCCGCTCGGCGACCGGGTTGAACTCGACGATCTTGCCGGCCTCGTCGGCCACGATGATGGCGTCCAGGGCGGCATCGAGGATCGCCGCCCGCAGGACCTTGGCGTCCTCAAGCCGCCGCTCGGCCTGCTTCTCCCGTCCGATCGGGGTCATGCAGCCGACGAAACCGGCGCCCTTGCCATTCTCGCGGCCGAGCTCGTCGCGGACCCATCGATAGCCGCCGTCGCGATCCCGGAAGCGGTATTCCAAGGCTGCCCGGCCCCGGTTGCGCAGGCTGAGGATCGCCTCGCGGTAGCGCGGCCGGTCGTCGGGATGGATTTGCGCCTCGGCGAAGCCGGGATCCGTCAGGAAGGCGCCGGCCGGGTGGCCGGTGATCGCCTCGACGCTGTCGCTGACGAAGGAGACCTCGAGACCCTCCTCCAGACGGCCGGCGTAGAAAACGACCGGCGAGCGGGTGACCGCGAAGTCAAGGACCGCGGCGGGGATCTCTCCTTCCTCCGGGCCGTCGTCCGGAAGGTCTCGGCTCTTGGCGGGTTCGACCATCTGCATATCGGAACCTCCACATCGCCCCGCCCCGGTGCGGCGGGGCAGCGTGTGTCACGGGAGATCGGCAATCGGGAGGCGAATTCGGTCTAGCCCAGGTTGTGCGGCGAGGCAAGACAATCCGCTGTGACGGGCCGGACGGCTTCGAGCGGTCGTGCGCCGGCGCCCGAACATCGGCTTCGATGCCAGGCGCCGTGCGCGGCAGGTTCGGGTCGGATCGGTCATCGCCGCTCAGCGGTCCCAGTAGGGCGGCAGCTGCCGGCGGCGCGCCTCGAGATCATGGGCCAGGCCCGCGATCTCGGACCGGTTGACCCCAATGTCCTTGAGGACGTGGTCGTCCAGGCGGGACAACTCGTCGATCGTCCGGTTGACCCGCCGCCAGGCCAGGGCGGCGTCGAGCAGGCGGTGTAGATGCCTGTGCCCGTAGGCGACGGCGGATAGGATGTCGTCCGCCACGTAGCTCAAGGGGTTGGAGGGCTCCGAGTGGCGCCCGCTCGCCGGCCTCAAGGCGAGGCGACGGCCGATCAGTCGGTCCTCGGGTAGGTACGACATGGTAGAGGCTCCTTCTCAAATCGCGGCGCCGGCCGGGACCTCCGGGTCCGGGCCTGCGCCGCTGTTCGAGGGATTTAGGGACCGGGTGTTTCGGGGTGATAACGCGCGGTCGGCTTTTTTGTAACAGTTGTTTCAGGCGCTCGGCCGGCTTCCCGGCCGCGATGGGACCGCCTGCGTCAGGCCAGGCCGAGGTCAGCGGCGTTGACGACCAGCCGGCCGTCCAGGCGCCCTTCGAAGAAATCGAGGATGTTATGCATGGCCGCGACGGACATGCGTGATGCGCTCTCCCGCGACAGGCCGGCGGCGTGGGGCGTCAGCACTAGGCGGTCCTCGGCCAGGACCGGCGTTTCCGCCGGCGGCGGCTCGGCCTTGAAGACGTCGAGGCCGGCGGCGGCCAGGCGCCCGGAGCCGACGGCCGCCAGGAGGGCCGCCTCGTCGACCAGGGTGCCGCGGGCGGTGTTGATCAGGATCGCCTCCTCCGGCAGCAGCGCCAGCTCCGCCGCGCCGATCAGCGGCGCGTCGCCGGTCTTGGGCAGGTGCAGGGTCAGGAACTGGGCCCGCTTCAAGCCATCGGCCAGATCGACGGCCGGCGTGGCGCCCGCCGCCGCGATGTCTTCCGCCGGGACAAAGGGATCGTGGACCAGGACCCGCATCTCGAAGGCCTGGCAGAGACGCGTGACCCGCCGGCCGATGCGCCCGAAGCCGACGACCAGAAGGGTCTTGCCGTTCAGCTCGCAGGGTTCCAACGCCTCCCGATAGGTCCAGTTGCCGGCGCGCGTCGCCCGGTCGGCGCGGATCAGGCGCTTAGCTGCGGCCAGCATCAGGGTCAGGGTCTGCTCCGCTACCGACTGCGCATTGACGTCGCCGACCACGGTCAGCGGAATGCCGCGGGCCGTCAGCGCGGCCACGTCGATCGCGTCGTAGCCCACGCCGTGGCGCGAGACGATCTTCAGGCGCGGCGCGGTGGCCAGGATCTCGGCGGTCAGGGGCTGGGTGCGCAGCAGCAGCGCGTCGGCGTCCGGCAGGCGGTCCAGGTAGGCGGTCTCGCCGATGGACTCGATGTAGTCGGAGGTGACACCGGCCGCGCCCTCGAGCAGGGCCAGGCCGTCGGGGTGAATCTTACCGGCGATCAGGACATGCGGCATTTCAATAGCCCGGTTTGGCACCGCTTTCCGCCGGCGCGGCCGTCTCGCCCAGGCGCTCGCGCATCTGCGCTACCTGGGCGGCGCAGGCACCGGCCAGCAGCCGGACGTCGTTGGACAGGGTGACTAGGTCATAGCCCCAGCCGATCGCCCGGGCCGCATAGTCCGGGCTGCCGCAGTGCAGGCCGGCGCGGATTCCGGCCGTCTTGCAGGCCTGGGCGATCTTCTGGATGGCCTCGATCATCTCCGGTTCCTCGCGGTCGAAGCCGGGCGCCAGGCGGCCCTCGGTGAGCCCCAAGGTCAGGTCGGCGGGCCCGACATAGACCGCGTCTAGGCCGGGGGTGGCGACGATCTCCTCCAGGTTCGCCATGGCCTCGGCCGTCTCGACCATGGCGAAGCAGAGAACCTCGTCGTTGGACTCTCCCCCGTAGTTGGCCCCGGCGGAGAAGTTGGCCCGGGTCGGGCCAAAGGACCGCGTGCCCAAGGGCGGATAGCGCATGTAAGAGACCAGCCGCGCCGCGTCGGCGCCCGAGTTGACCATGGGGCAGATGATGCCGTAGGCGCCCGCGTCCAGCGCCTTCATGATCGCGCCCGGATCCAGCCAGGGCACCCGCACCAGGGGCGTGGTGCCGCGCGCGCCCAGGGCCTGCAGCATGCCCACAGCGGCCTGGTAGTCGACCACGCCGTGCTGGATGTCGACCGTCAGGCTGTCGTAGCCGGCCGCGGCCATGATCTCGGCGGAGAAGGGGCTGGCGATCGACAGCCAGCCGTTGACCACCGGGCGGCCCTCGGCCCAGATGCGCTTGATGGCGTTCGGTGTCATGCGCTGCCCTTTCACTTTGTGCCCGTCGCTCCGAGCGATTGCTCAGCCGACCTCGTCGACCCGGACCAGGCGTTTTTCCGCGACCGACTTGTAGGCGGCCTCGGCCAGCAGGAGCGCCCGGCGGCCGTCCTCGAAACCGACCTGCGGCGGCCGCCCCGCCCGGACCGCTTCGACGAAGGAGTCGATCTCGGCGTTGAAGCTCTCCTGATAGCGCTCGATGAAGAAAAAGAGATAGGGCGCCGCCGACTCCACCGTCTCGGCGCCGAAGCGGCGCATCTCGTGCGGCTTGCGGTTGTTCGACTGGATCATGCCCTTGCGGCCCAAGAGCTCGACCCGCTGGTCGTAGCCGTAGACCGCCGTGCGGGAGCCGTTGATGTGGCACATCTTCCCGTCGGCGCAGCGCAGGATGATCATGGCCGTATCGACCTCGTCCAGCTCGGCGCCCAGTTCCGGGTCGATGAGCGCGCCGGCGACGGCGAAGACCTCCTCAGGCTCGTCGTCGAGCATGTAGCGCGCCAGGTCGAAGTCGTGGATGGTCATGTCGCGCAGCAGGCCGCCGGCCGCTTCCAGGTAGGCCCGCGGCGGGATCTCGGGGTCGCGCGAGGTGATGATCACCTGGTGCAGGTCGCCGATCTCCCCGGCCCGCACGGCCGCCCGCGCGGCGCGGTGGCCGGGGTCGAAGCGGCGGTTGAAGCCGATCTGGATCGGCACGTCGTAGTCCGCGATGGCCGCGGCGCAGCGGTTCACCCGCTCGATGTTGATGTCGATCGGCTTCTCGCAAAGGATCGCCTTGCCGGCCTTGGCCGCGGCCTCGATCAGGTCGGCGTGGGTGTCCGTGGCCGTGGCGATCAGCACCGCGTCGATCCCGCCGCTGGCCAGCAGGTCCTCAAGGGAGTCGGCGGCGGCGACGTCCAGCTCCGCCGCGACGGCCTCGGCCGCGGGTCGGTGGACGTCGAAAACGGCGCTCAGGCGCGCCGTCTCGTGGCGCGCGATGTTGCGGGCGTGCATGGCACCGATCCGCCCGCAGCCCAGAACCGCCAAGTTTACCATTTGTCCAAGCCCTCACCCGAGATCCCGACCTCTGACATCCCTCATCTCCGTGTCACAACTTGCAGAGATCATTTCAAAATTCGAAGGCTGTCAATTATCATTCTCTGGCCCTTCGGGGCCAAGAAACATCAAGGAAAGACGGGGCGAGCAGGATGAGGACGGACACGATCAGACTGACCATGGCGCAAGCCGTGGTCCGCTACCTCTGCGCGCAAGAGACCGAGATCGACGGCCAGCGGGTGCCGCTCTTCGCGGGCGTCTTCGGCATCTTCGGCCACGGCAACGTCACCTGCCTGGCGGAGGCTCTGGAGGCCGTGCAGGACCGGCTACCAACCTGGCGCGGCCAGAACGAGCAGTCCATGACCCTGGCGGCGATCGCCTATGCCAAGGCCAAGAAGCGGCGCCAGCTGATGGTCGCGACCTCCTCGATCGGACCGGGCGCCACCAACATGGTGACGGCGGCGGGGGTGGCCATGTCGAACCGCCTGCCGGTGCTGCTCCTCTCGGGCGACGTCTTCGCCAACCGGCGCCCCGACCCGGTGCTGCAGCAGGTCGAGCACTTCGGCAACCCCACCGTGTCGGTGAACGACGCCTTCAAGCCGGTCACCCGCTACTGGGACCGGATCACCCATCCGGAACAGATCATCGCCTCGCTGCCCCAGGCGGTCGCCGTGATGCTCGATCCGGCCGACTGCGGGCCGGCCTTCATCGGGCTCTGCCAGGACACCCAGGAGATCGCCTTCGACTATCCCGCCGCCTTCTTCGAGACCCGGGTTCACAAGGTGCCGCGGCCGCGGCCGGACCGCGAGCGGGTGGCCGAGGCGGCCGAGATCCTGCGCGGCGCGAAGAAGCCGCTGGTCATCGCCGGCGGCGGCCTGCGCTATTCCGGCGCCGAAGCGCGTCTGACCGCCTTCGCCGCCGTGCACGGCCTGCCGGTCGCCGAGACCATCGCCGGCAAGGGCAGCCTGGTCCACGACGACCCGGCTCATGTCGGCCCGATGGGCGTGATCGGCTCCGCCTCCGCCAACGCCCTGGCCGAGGAGGCCGACGTGGTGCTGGCCATCGGCACCCGGCTGCAGGACTTCACGACCGGCTCCTGGAGCGCCTTCCGGCCCGATGCCCGCTTCGTCTCGATCAACGCGGCGCGCTTCGACGCGGTCAAGCACCGGGCCCTGCCGGTGGTCGGCGACGCCCTGGAGACCCTGGAGGAGCTGGGCGCGGCGCTGGGCGACTGGTCGGCCGACGCCGGTTGGATGCAGAAGGGCCGCGACGCCTTCGCGGCCTGGAACGCCCTGCTCGACGACC encodes:
- the glnA gene encoding type I glutamate--ammonia ligase, with translation MSKPEKILQMIKAKGIRYVDYRFTDPRGKWQHLAICAEAVDEEALKVGVMFDGSSIAGWKAINESDMLLKPDLSTAVLDPISAQPQLILICDVLEPGTGQAYGRDPRSTARKAEAYLRALGVGDRAVFGPEAEFFVFDDVRYGNDMNHSFFRFSSEEGPYVSGEAFDSGNRGHRPTIKGGYFPVPPVDSGADLRAEMVDTMLAMGLTIEKHHHEVAPSQHELGLRYDTLVRCADNLQIYKYCVQNVAHTHGKSATFMPKPVAADNGSGMHTHQSIWHNGTPVFAGNDYAGLSENALHYIGGIIRHARTLNAFTNPTTNSYKRLVPGFEAPVLLAYSARNRSASCRIPYGSSPSSRRIEVRFPDATANPYLAFAAMLMAGLDGIRNKIDPGDPMDKNLYDLPPEDLAGVPTVCGSLRQAVTALEKDHDFLLEGDVFNRDQIAAYSELKWDEILTFEQAPHPVEFQMYYSA
- a CDS encoding HigA family addiction module antitoxin codes for the protein MLRTPDNRITTHPGEVLKEEFLVPLGMSANKLAQAIGVPANRVTTILHGRRNVTPDTALRLARFFGTTPEFWMNLQASHDLSKAKIESAADINKTVRPMMAKTV
- a CDS encoding type II toxin-antitoxin system RelE/ParE family toxin, whose product is MIRSFKDRRTEAFWNGQDVRQFRPFASVARRKLDMVNAAYEIEDLRAPPGNRLEALAGDRAGQWSIRINRQWRVCFEWAEHDAYNVGIVDYH
- a CDS encoding response regulator; translation: MDRRIHILVVDDEPEIRDMLQEYLTLRGFDVSTAEDGSALRRAIEETRVDLVLLDISMPGEDGLSLARFLRDKTAVGIIMLTAAGEVVDRVVGLEVGADDYLAKPVDLRELLARVKAVARRLHGRGEARPEAAPRPPNEVPFGNCRLNLDSHKLFDAEGREIPLTSMEYDLLKAFAEHPNRVLSRDQLLDMAHHRSWEPFDRSIDIRIVRIRRKIEEDPGKPQIIKTVRGAGYIYSPRKLMAWHV
- a CDS encoding PAS domain S-box protein, translated to MQMVEPAKSRDLPDDGPEEGEIPAAVLDFAVTRSPVVFYAGRLEEGLEVSFVSDSVEAITGHPAGAFLTDPGFAEAQIHPDDRPRYREAILSLRNRGRAALEYRFRDRDGGYRWVRDELGRENGKGAGFVGCMTPIGREKQAERRLEDAKVLRAAILDAALDAIIVADEAGKIVEFNPVAERTFGRERDDVIGESLVALIMPEAKREWQRDAAKHFGEIGEAWVQSGLVETEALRDDGSRFPIEMQVREVPLETTRLFVAELWDITERVDSRLERRILSEERQRLSQLLHDAVESIPNGIGIYDAAGRLVLCNTAYAELYERDPLAMIATSMRDNHRLALAQMKSWAGAAVDNTEEGVARALDRILDPEDGPIEAQRLNGDWVQITSHPTGDGGRVFVRSDITKLKQAEESLRRSEAQFRAIVEGSPMPVRVADLETWQILYESPAATTLVGHSWPAVEPRCTSDDYVDAADRERLVEILKTDGRVDGYETRLRRADGTVFWAALSSRVIVYQDQRVCVTSLVDLTERKEREAELRRAREVLEDAIESLSEGFALYDEDDRLVMCNTRYREFNEACADVLRPGLAWEDLIRIGAERGQYVAADGGVDRWLEEQKAQRDNEKNDKVFQQSDGRWFRSSTRRTRQGGCVGVRRDVTAQKEAELALLESEALIRKVVEACPLPIIMATAEEGEILYESPAFQALLGRDGAESMQARAQSFYTNPQDRQDYIARLRRSGQVEIFEAELARTDGSTFWAELSGRLIDYKGEKVVVCCPVDLTERRAVEAEIAQNRDALHQSEKLGALGSLLAGVAHELNNPLSVVVGQALLMKETARDPKIAARAAKIGKAADRCSRIVKTFLAMARQQASERTAVDVTEIVESTLEVTGYSLRTSGIDVTLELAPDLPPVWADADQLNQVVTNLIVNAQQAMSATDGPRRLVIASSCDRRRGLVRLSLRDSGPGIPPEIRSRIFEPFFTTKEVGAGTGIGLAVCHRIVESLHGEITVDSKPGAGAVFTLSLPVAPAQESPLPERRARRLRSRSCRVLVIDDEKDVTRMLSDILVAEGHEVRTAESGQRALELLSRHGFDVILSDLRMPNMDGPRLFAKLMELSPSLLRRVAFITGDTFSPKVSEFLKESGRPYVQKPFAPLEVHELIDKVLAETEGGT
- a CDS encoding DUF1127 domain-containing protein, producing the protein MSYLPEDRLIGRRLALRPASGRHSEPSNPLSYVADDILSAVAYGHRHLHRLLDAALAWRRVNRTIDELSRLDDHVLKDIGVNRSEIAGLAHDLEARRRQLPPYWDR
- a CDS encoding hydroxyacid dehydrogenase, which codes for MPHVLIAGKIHPDGLALLEGAAGVTSDYIESIGETAYLDRLPDADALLLRTQPLTAEILATAPRLKIVSRHGVGYDAIDVAALTARGIPLTVVGDVNAQSVAEQTLTLMLAAAKRLIRADRATRAGNWTYREALEPCELNGKTLLVVGFGRIGRRVTRLCQAFEMRVLVHDPFVPAEDIAAAGATPAVDLADGLKRAQFLTLHLPKTGDAPLIGAAELALLPEEAILINTARGTLVDEAALLAAVGSGRLAAAGLDVFKAEPPPAETPVLAEDRLVLTPHAAGLSRESASRMSVAAMHNILDFFEGRLDGRLVVNAADLGLA
- a CDS encoding aldolase/citrate lyase family protein encodes the protein MTPNAIKRIWAEGRPVVNGWLSIASPFSAEIMAAAGYDSLTVDIQHGVVDYQAAVGMLQALGARGTTPLVRVPWLDPGAIMKALDAGAYGIICPMVNSGADAARLVSYMRYPPLGTRSFGPTRANFSAGANYGGESNDEVLCFAMVETAEAMANLEEIVATPGLDAVYVGPADLTLGLTEGRLAPGFDREEPEMIEAIQKIAQACKTAGIRAGLHCGSPDYAARAIGWGYDLVTLSNDVRLLAGACAAQVAQMRERLGETAAPAESGAKPGY
- the iolG gene encoding inositol 2-dehydrogenase encodes the protein MVNLAVLGCGRIGAMHARNIARHETARLSAVFDVHRPAAEAVAAELDVAAADSLEDLLASGGIDAVLIATATDTHADLIEAAAKAGKAILCEKPIDINIERVNRCAAAIADYDVPIQIGFNRRFDPGHRAARAAVRAGEIGDLHQVIITSRDPEIPPRAYLEAAGGLLRDMTIHDFDLARYMLDDEPEEVFAVAGALIDPELGAELDEVDTAMIILRCADGKMCHINGSRTAVYGYDQRVELLGRKGMIQSNNRKPHEMRRFGAETVESAAPYLFFFIERYQESFNAEIDSFVEAVRAGRPPQVGFEDGRRALLLAEAAYKSVAEKRLVRVDEVG
- the iolD gene encoding 3D-(3,5/4)-trihydroxycyclohexane-1,2-dione acylhydrolase (decyclizing); translation: MRTDTIRLTMAQAVVRYLCAQETEIDGQRVPLFAGVFGIFGHGNVTCLAEALEAVQDRLPTWRGQNEQSMTLAAIAYAKAKKRRQLMVATSSIGPGATNMVTAAGVAMSNRLPVLLLSGDVFANRRPDPVLQQVEHFGNPTVSVNDAFKPVTRYWDRITHPEQIIASLPQAVAVMLDPADCGPAFIGLCQDTQEIAFDYPAAFFETRVHKVPRPRPDRERVAEAAEILRGAKKPLVIAGGGLRYSGAEARLTAFAAVHGLPVAETIAGKGSLVHDDPAHVGPMGVIGSASANALAEEADVVLAIGTRLQDFTTGSWSAFRPDARFVSINAARFDAVKHRALPVVGDALETLEELGAALGDWSADAGWMQKGRDAFAAWNALLDDRQAPTNAPVPTYAQVVGAVNRKAGARDLMVAAAGGLPGEVSKGWKVKSPGTFDCEFGFSCMGYEIAGGWGAAMADDSRDTLVLTGDGSYLMMNSDIYSTVLTGHKMIVVVCDNGGFAVINRLQNFKGGASFNNLIKDCRVKAPFAVDFVKHAESMGALARKVESIADLEQALDWAKGNDRTTVISIVTDGFDWTPGDAWWDVGVPETSERKEVQQARADHVAGRGKQRVGV